The proteins below are encoded in one region of Argonema galeatum A003/A1:
- the ispD gene encoding 2-C-methyl-D-erythritol 4-phosphate cytidylyltransferase — protein MHLLIPAAGMGRRMGSECLRQGYTQRNKLLLTLLGKPLITWTLMAAEVSPTINWIGIICQLEDRPDLTAILAELSLTKPVQFIQGGASRQESVYNGLQGLPQDAQKVLIHDGARCLATPDLFDRCAEALFQHQGLIAAVPVKDTIKIVDEAKFIKDTPDRNRLWAAQTPQGFDVKLLKECHEKGRHLGWEVTDDAALFEKCGFPVLIVEGEETNLKVTTPVDLALAEFILRQRLGNSVDAVN, from the coding sequence GTGCATTTATTAATTCCGGCAGCTGGTATGGGGCGTCGCATGGGCAGCGAGTGCCTCCGGCAGGGCTACACCCAACGCAATAAACTTTTGCTAACTCTATTAGGCAAGCCGCTGATTACCTGGACGCTGATGGCAGCGGAAGTTTCCCCTACTATCAATTGGATTGGGATTATTTGTCAATTGGAAGATCGCCCAGATTTGACAGCTATTTTAGCTGAACTGTCCCTCACTAAGCCGGTGCAGTTTATTCAGGGAGGCGCTAGCCGTCAGGAATCGGTGTATAACGGTTTACAGGGACTACCGCAGGACGCGCAAAAAGTATTAATTCACGATGGTGCTAGGTGTTTGGCGACGCCAGATTTGTTCGATCGCTGTGCTGAGGCACTTTTTCAACATCAAGGTTTGATTGCGGCGGTGCCAGTCAAGGACACCATCAAAATCGTCGATGAAGCTAAATTTATTAAAGATACGCCCGATCGCAATCGGTTGTGGGCAGCCCAGACACCGCAAGGATTTGATGTGAAGTTATTGAAGGAATGCCACGAAAAAGGGCGTCACCTGGGTTGGGAAGTTACAGATGACGCCGCTTTATTTGAAAAATGCGGTTTTCCGGTGTTGATTGTGGAAGGAGAAGAAACGAATTTGAAGGTGACGACGCCTGTAGATTTAGCTCTAGCTGAATTTATCCTCCGCCAGCGCTTGGGAAATTCAGTCGATGCTGTCAACTAA